In one Bacillus rossius redtenbacheri isolate Brsri chromosome 11, Brsri_v3, whole genome shotgun sequence genomic region, the following are encoded:
- the LOC134536879 gene encoding uncharacterized protein LOC134536879 isoform X3, with translation MQTTQHTFYAQSLAKGRTFFDAHLLVEVDMRDKMSLISLLWLTSLPLFVLSATCPSPTASGVQWDAATGRVTWAASAGALRCVRGYQVCWAAVGTTSSRQSCELVSTAAGGANLSGLAPCQNFLASITAVNWNGLTSAPSSLRRTTGTDVLASAKARNVTHQSANIWWLVSGARNVSCSSRRLRLCYKASGGQASAVCNSIDLGQTSASGSMTLQRLDTCTAYIAVLRLDTRSANNNRTVSFVTPLTVGSLRMAVREVTSSSALVVWSVHANRTDCGPANVVLCLSRADNSSSPKCGGRWQGLAASSRLVGLQACTDYRVHLVVMTHTRPWPIRTQRLVTASQGSKKALASVKLSATRDRIDVTWVVANSSAGCVHGFNVTWSAAGGGGGWSAVDQRWDNFTISPVTAGLLYSVGVEAQLVGGTSYKLSSWVTTSGSTRNFSTSINVLPMLIVIAFIFSSEIK, from the exons ATGAGCTTGATAAGCCTCCTGTGGTTAACAAGTCTACCACTTTTTGTCCTCTCAGCTACGTGTCCCA GTCCGACGGCCTCCGGGGTGCAGTGGGACGCTGCTACCGGTCGCGTCACGTGGGCCGCGAGCGCCGGGGCTCTGCGCTGCGTGCGGGGCTACCAGGTCTGCTGGGCGGCTGTGGGCACCACCAGCAGCAGGCAGTCATGCGAGCTGGTGTCCACCGCAGCGGGTGGCGCGAACCTGTCGGGACTCGCCCCGTGCCAAAACTTCTTGGCGAGCATCACCGCCGTCAACTGGAATGGCCTGACGAGCGCACCCTCCTCCCTCCGCAGAACCACAGGTACCG ACGTTCTGGCCAGCGCGAAGGCGAGGAACGTGACCCATCAGTCGGCGAACATCTGGTGGCTGGTGTCTGGTGCCAGGAACGTCTCATGCAGCTCCAGGAGGCTGAGGCTGTGCTACAAGGCGAGCGGCGGCCAGGCGTCCGCGGTCTGCAACAGCATCGACCTGGGCCAGACGAGCGCCAGCGGCTCCATGACCCTGCAGCGCCTCGACACCTGCACCGCGTACATCGCGGTGCTCAGGCTGGACACCAGGAGCGCGAACAACAACAGGACGGTGTCCTTCGTCACTCCGCTGACTG TGGGCTCGCTGCGCATGGCGGTGAGGGAGGTGACGAGCAGCAGCGCGCTGGTCGTTTGGTCGGTGCACGCCAACAGGACGGACTGCGGGCCGGCCAACGTGGTGCTGTGCCTGTCCAGGGCCGACAACAGCTCCTCGCCCAAGTGCGGCGGCAGGTGGCAAGGGCTCGCGGCCAGCTCAAGACTGGTGGGACTGCAGGCCTGCACGGACTACCGCGTGCACTTGGTCGTGATGACCCACACGCGCCCTTGGCCCATCAGGACTCAGCGGCTGGTGACGGCGAGTCAAG GATCGAAGAAAGCGTTGGCGTCCGTTAAGCTGTCGGCGACACGGGATCGCATCGACGTCACCTGGGTGGTGGCGAACTCGAGCGCCGGCTGCGTCCATGGGTTCAACGTGACCTGGAGCGCGGCAGGGGGCGGCGGGGGATGGAGCGCCGTGGACCAGCGGTGGGACAACTTCACCATCTCCCCCGTCACCGCAGGCCTCCTCTACAGCGTGGGCGTCGAGGCTCAGCTCGTCGGCGGCACGTCGTACAAGCTGTCCTCCTGGGTGACCACGTCCG GTTCAACGAGGAATTTTTCAACATCAATTAATGTTTTACCAATGCTAATAGTTATTGCATTTATTTTcagttctgaaataaaataa
- the LOC134536879 gene encoding uncharacterized protein LOC134536879 isoform X4: MQTTQHTFYAQSLAKGRTFFDAHLLVEVDMRDKMSLISLLWLTSLPLFVLSATCPSPTASGVQWDAATGRVTWAASAGALRCVRGYQVCWAAVGTTSSRQSCELVSTAAGGANLSGLAPCQNFLASITAVNWNGLTSAPSSLRRTTDVLASAKARNVTHQSANIWWLVSGARNVSCSSRRLRLCYKASGGQASAVCNSIDLGQTSASGSMTLQRLDTCTAYIAVLRLDTRSANNNRTVSFVTPLTVGSLRMAVREVTSSSALVVWSVHANRTDCGPANVVLCLSRADNSSSPKCGGRWQGLAASSRLVGLQACTDYRVHLVVMTHTRPWPIRTQRLVTASQGSKKALASVKLSATRDRIDVTWVVANSSAGCVHGFNVTWSAAGGGGGWSAVDQRWDNFTISPVTAGLLYSVGVEAQLVGGTSYKLSSWVTTSGSTRNFSTSINVLPMLIVIAFIFSSEIK; encoded by the exons ATGAGCTTGATAAGCCTCCTGTGGTTAACAAGTCTACCACTTTTTGTCCTCTCAGCTACGTGTCCCA GTCCGACGGCCTCCGGGGTGCAGTGGGACGCTGCTACCGGTCGCGTCACGTGGGCCGCGAGCGCCGGGGCTCTGCGCTGCGTGCGGGGCTACCAGGTCTGCTGGGCGGCTGTGGGCACCACCAGCAGCAGGCAGTCATGCGAGCTGGTGTCCACCGCAGCGGGTGGCGCGAACCTGTCGGGACTCGCCCCGTGCCAAAACTTCTTGGCGAGCATCACCGCCGTCAACTGGAATGGCCTGACGAGCGCACCCTCCTCCCTCCGCAGAACCACAG ACGTTCTGGCCAGCGCGAAGGCGAGGAACGTGACCCATCAGTCGGCGAACATCTGGTGGCTGGTGTCTGGTGCCAGGAACGTCTCATGCAGCTCCAGGAGGCTGAGGCTGTGCTACAAGGCGAGCGGCGGCCAGGCGTCCGCGGTCTGCAACAGCATCGACCTGGGCCAGACGAGCGCCAGCGGCTCCATGACCCTGCAGCGCCTCGACACCTGCACCGCGTACATCGCGGTGCTCAGGCTGGACACCAGGAGCGCGAACAACAACAGGACGGTGTCCTTCGTCACTCCGCTGACTG TGGGCTCGCTGCGCATGGCGGTGAGGGAGGTGACGAGCAGCAGCGCGCTGGTCGTTTGGTCGGTGCACGCCAACAGGACGGACTGCGGGCCGGCCAACGTGGTGCTGTGCCTGTCCAGGGCCGACAACAGCTCCTCGCCCAAGTGCGGCGGCAGGTGGCAAGGGCTCGCGGCCAGCTCAAGACTGGTGGGACTGCAGGCCTGCACGGACTACCGCGTGCACTTGGTCGTGATGACCCACACGCGCCCTTGGCCCATCAGGACTCAGCGGCTGGTGACGGCGAGTCAAG GATCGAAGAAAGCGTTGGCGTCCGTTAAGCTGTCGGCGACACGGGATCGCATCGACGTCACCTGGGTGGTGGCGAACTCGAGCGCCGGCTGCGTCCATGGGTTCAACGTGACCTGGAGCGCGGCAGGGGGCGGCGGGGGATGGAGCGCCGTGGACCAGCGGTGGGACAACTTCACCATCTCCCCCGTCACCGCAGGCCTCCTCTACAGCGTGGGCGTCGAGGCTCAGCTCGTCGGCGGCACGTCGTACAAGCTGTCCTCCTGGGTGACCACGTCCG GTTCAACGAGGAATTTTTCAACATCAATTAATGTTTTACCAATGCTAATAGTTATTGCATTTATTTTcagttctgaaataaaataa
- the LOC134536879 gene encoding uncharacterized protein LOC134536879 isoform X1, translating to MQTTQHTFYAQSLAKGRTFFDAHLLVEVDMRDKMSLISLLWLTSLPLFVLSATCPSPTASGVQWDAATGRVTWAASAGALRCVRGYQVCWAAVGTTSSRQSCELVSTAAGGANLSGLAPCQNFLASITAVNWNGLTSAPSSLRRTTGTGAPQITTVSMTQLDPNTTVLTWPTMSSYSCVKGINFSLCDSSGCWNSSLSSDMSSLELTELVQCRVYYLRIGTVGVGPTFTPKTFRIQLGALNVLASAKARNVTHQSANIWWLVSGARNVSCSSRRLRLCYKASGGQASAVCNSIDLGQTSASGSMTLQRLDTCTAYIAVLRLDTRSANNNRTVSFVTPLTVGSLRMAVREVTSSSALVVWSVHANRTDCGPANVVLCLSRADNSSSPKCGGRWQGLAASSRLVGLQACTDYRVHLVVMTHTRPWPIRTQRLVTASQGSKKALASVKLSATRDRIDVTWVVANSSAGCVHGFNVTWSAAGGGGGWSAVDQRWDNFTISPVTAGLLYSVGVEAQLVGGTSYKLSSWVTTSGSTRNFSTSINVLPMLIVIAFIFSSEIK from the exons ATGAGCTTGATAAGCCTCCTGTGGTTAACAAGTCTACCACTTTTTGTCCTCTCAGCTACGTGTCCCA GTCCGACGGCCTCCGGGGTGCAGTGGGACGCTGCTACCGGTCGCGTCACGTGGGCCGCGAGCGCCGGGGCTCTGCGCTGCGTGCGGGGCTACCAGGTCTGCTGGGCGGCTGTGGGCACCACCAGCAGCAGGCAGTCATGCGAGCTGGTGTCCACCGCAGCGGGTGGCGCGAACCTGTCGGGACTCGCCCCGTGCCAAAACTTCTTGGCGAGCATCACCGCCGTCAACTGGAATGGCCTGACGAGCGCACCCTCCTCCCTCCGCAGAACCACAGGTACCG GGGCGCCACAGATAACGACAGTGTCTATGACCCAGCTGGACCCCAACACGACGGTGCTGACCTGGCCCACCATGTCTTCCTACTCCTGCGTAAAGGGTATCAATTTCtcgctgtgcgacagctcgggtTGCTGGAACTCGAGCCTGAGCAGTGACATGTCTTCGCTTGAGCTCACTGAATTGGTCCAGTGCCGTGTGTACTACCTGAGAATAGGCACAGTGGGCGTCGGCCCTACTTTCACGCCCAAAACTTTCAGGATACAACTCGGCGCTCTCA ACGTTCTGGCCAGCGCGAAGGCGAGGAACGTGACCCATCAGTCGGCGAACATCTGGTGGCTGGTGTCTGGTGCCAGGAACGTCTCATGCAGCTCCAGGAGGCTGAGGCTGTGCTACAAGGCGAGCGGCGGCCAGGCGTCCGCGGTCTGCAACAGCATCGACCTGGGCCAGACGAGCGCCAGCGGCTCCATGACCCTGCAGCGCCTCGACACCTGCACCGCGTACATCGCGGTGCTCAGGCTGGACACCAGGAGCGCGAACAACAACAGGACGGTGTCCTTCGTCACTCCGCTGACTG TGGGCTCGCTGCGCATGGCGGTGAGGGAGGTGACGAGCAGCAGCGCGCTGGTCGTTTGGTCGGTGCACGCCAACAGGACGGACTGCGGGCCGGCCAACGTGGTGCTGTGCCTGTCCAGGGCCGACAACAGCTCCTCGCCCAAGTGCGGCGGCAGGTGGCAAGGGCTCGCGGCCAGCTCAAGACTGGTGGGACTGCAGGCCTGCACGGACTACCGCGTGCACTTGGTCGTGATGACCCACACGCGCCCTTGGCCCATCAGGACTCAGCGGCTGGTGACGGCGAGTCAAG GATCGAAGAAAGCGTTGGCGTCCGTTAAGCTGTCGGCGACACGGGATCGCATCGACGTCACCTGGGTGGTGGCGAACTCGAGCGCCGGCTGCGTCCATGGGTTCAACGTGACCTGGAGCGCGGCAGGGGGCGGCGGGGGATGGAGCGCCGTGGACCAGCGGTGGGACAACTTCACCATCTCCCCCGTCACCGCAGGCCTCCTCTACAGCGTGGGCGTCGAGGCTCAGCTCGTCGGCGGCACGTCGTACAAGCTGTCCTCCTGGGTGACCACGTCCG GTTCAACGAGGAATTTTTCAACATCAATTAATGTTTTACCAATGCTAATAGTTATTGCATTTATTTTcagttctgaaataaaataa
- the LOC134536879 gene encoding uncharacterized protein LOC134536879 isoform X2 produces MQTTQHTFYAQSLAKGRTFFDAHLLVEVDMRDKMSLISLLWLTSLPLFVLSATCPSPTASGVQWDAATGRVTWAASAGALRCVRGYQVCWAAVGTTSSRQSCELVSTAAGGANLSGLAPCQNFLASITAVNWNGLTSAPSSLRRTTGAPQITTVSMTQLDPNTTVLTWPTMSSYSCVKGINFSLCDSSGCWNSSLSSDMSSLELTELVQCRVYYLRIGTVGVGPTFTPKTFRIQLGALNVLASAKARNVTHQSANIWWLVSGARNVSCSSRRLRLCYKASGGQASAVCNSIDLGQTSASGSMTLQRLDTCTAYIAVLRLDTRSANNNRTVSFVTPLTVGSLRMAVREVTSSSALVVWSVHANRTDCGPANVVLCLSRADNSSSPKCGGRWQGLAASSRLVGLQACTDYRVHLVVMTHTRPWPIRTQRLVTASQGSKKALASVKLSATRDRIDVTWVVANSSAGCVHGFNVTWSAAGGGGGWSAVDQRWDNFTISPVTAGLLYSVGVEAQLVGGTSYKLSSWVTTSGSTRNFSTSINVLPMLIVIAFIFSSEIK; encoded by the exons ATGAGCTTGATAAGCCTCCTGTGGTTAACAAGTCTACCACTTTTTGTCCTCTCAGCTACGTGTCCCA GTCCGACGGCCTCCGGGGTGCAGTGGGACGCTGCTACCGGTCGCGTCACGTGGGCCGCGAGCGCCGGGGCTCTGCGCTGCGTGCGGGGCTACCAGGTCTGCTGGGCGGCTGTGGGCACCACCAGCAGCAGGCAGTCATGCGAGCTGGTGTCCACCGCAGCGGGTGGCGCGAACCTGTCGGGACTCGCCCCGTGCCAAAACTTCTTGGCGAGCATCACCGCCGTCAACTGGAATGGCCTGACGAGCGCACCCTCCTCCCTCCGCAGAACCACAG GGGCGCCACAGATAACGACAGTGTCTATGACCCAGCTGGACCCCAACACGACGGTGCTGACCTGGCCCACCATGTCTTCCTACTCCTGCGTAAAGGGTATCAATTTCtcgctgtgcgacagctcgggtTGCTGGAACTCGAGCCTGAGCAGTGACATGTCTTCGCTTGAGCTCACTGAATTGGTCCAGTGCCGTGTGTACTACCTGAGAATAGGCACAGTGGGCGTCGGCCCTACTTTCACGCCCAAAACTTTCAGGATACAACTCGGCGCTCTCA ACGTTCTGGCCAGCGCGAAGGCGAGGAACGTGACCCATCAGTCGGCGAACATCTGGTGGCTGGTGTCTGGTGCCAGGAACGTCTCATGCAGCTCCAGGAGGCTGAGGCTGTGCTACAAGGCGAGCGGCGGCCAGGCGTCCGCGGTCTGCAACAGCATCGACCTGGGCCAGACGAGCGCCAGCGGCTCCATGACCCTGCAGCGCCTCGACACCTGCACCGCGTACATCGCGGTGCTCAGGCTGGACACCAGGAGCGCGAACAACAACAGGACGGTGTCCTTCGTCACTCCGCTGACTG TGGGCTCGCTGCGCATGGCGGTGAGGGAGGTGACGAGCAGCAGCGCGCTGGTCGTTTGGTCGGTGCACGCCAACAGGACGGACTGCGGGCCGGCCAACGTGGTGCTGTGCCTGTCCAGGGCCGACAACAGCTCCTCGCCCAAGTGCGGCGGCAGGTGGCAAGGGCTCGCGGCCAGCTCAAGACTGGTGGGACTGCAGGCCTGCACGGACTACCGCGTGCACTTGGTCGTGATGACCCACACGCGCCCTTGGCCCATCAGGACTCAGCGGCTGGTGACGGCGAGTCAAG GATCGAAGAAAGCGTTGGCGTCCGTTAAGCTGTCGGCGACACGGGATCGCATCGACGTCACCTGGGTGGTGGCGAACTCGAGCGCCGGCTGCGTCCATGGGTTCAACGTGACCTGGAGCGCGGCAGGGGGCGGCGGGGGATGGAGCGCCGTGGACCAGCGGTGGGACAACTTCACCATCTCCCCCGTCACCGCAGGCCTCCTCTACAGCGTGGGCGTCGAGGCTCAGCTCGTCGGCGGCACGTCGTACAAGCTGTCCTCCTGGGTGACCACGTCCG GTTCAACGAGGAATTTTTCAACATCAATTAATGTTTTACCAATGCTAATAGTTATTGCATTTATTTTcagttctgaaataaaataa